In Deltaproteobacteria bacterium CG11_big_fil_rev_8_21_14_0_20_49_13, the genomic window ATAATCCGTCTATCGAATCTACGTCAGGTTTGTCCATCTGTTCCAGGAACTGCCGAGCGTAGGCCGAGAGAGACTCCACGTAGCGGCGTTGCCCCTCAGCGTAGATGGTGTCAAATGCGAGCGTCGACTTGCCGGACCCCGAAAGACCTGTAACGACCACCAGTTTGTTGCGCGGGATGGTGACGTCGATATTCTTTAGATTATGTTCACGGGCGCCCCTAACTATGATGTCTGTTTGCGGCATAAATAAAAGTCTTCTATTATGTACGGCATTTTTCTTAATTTACAACTGATTTTTAATTGCTGATTTTTTTGCTATAGTCCGCCACATGGAAAAAAGGGGGGTCGGAAATGATAGATACCATAATGAAAAGACGCAGTATCAGGAAATATACCGATCAAAAGGTGACCGATGAGCAGATAGGGATGCTCCTCGACGCCGCAATGGCGGCACGGCTTAGCCTTGCTGTCGGGATCATGGGTTTCTAAAAACAAACCAGTTTATTGTTGAAATGATGTTCTTTGTGAGTGTATAGGTTCGCCATATGTCAATAATTGGCGAATCGTTAAAGCTTGCAGGGCTTATCAATTATCAGAAAGGCTCCATTGTCTCCAAGACCATAATAGACAAAAAGGTCGGTTGCGTAACTCTCTTTGCATTCGACAAGGGCCAGAGGCTAAGCACACACACGGCTCCGTTTGACGCGATGATATTCGTCCCGGATGGAGAAGCGGAAGTTGTTATCGCAGGTAAATCAAATATGGTCGGTACCGGCGACATGATCATCATGCCGGCCGGCAGGCCCCATTCGGTCGAGGCCAAAAAGCGCTTCAAGATGCTCCTTATAATGATAAGGGCCTAACGCTCGTTTCCCCATGAAAACGGGTGGAGAAAGGCCTTTCCAACTTGTCGTGGACCGAAAACGGGTCACCCATTAGCTCGTCTCAAGTCTTGCGTTTGGCGTTTTTGACCCGTTTTTTCGTTTATTTACTTATTTCAAAATATACTTTGTGGCCCTTGCCATGCCAATGACAACCAGTTTTTCCCATTCGACTAGCTGTTTCAGATCGCGCGTGGCCATTCTGGCAGAAATACCGAATCGCTTGGCATATTGTGCGGCCGTAATATGAGACACCAAAAATATGGGGGCTGGCTAATCTCTCTTTAACTTTTTATATTTTATCCGATGGACGTCTTTGGCAGAGATACCTAAACGGCGTTCTCGGTCTGCCTCGTATTCGGCGAAGTTTCCTTCGAACCAGAGTGTCTGCGAGTCGCCTTCGAACGCCAGGATGTGCGTTGCTACGCGGTCGAGGAACCAGCGGTCATGGCTTATGATGACCGCGCAACCGGCATAGTTCTCGAGTGCAACTTCCAACGCGCGGAGCGTATTTACATCGAGGTCGTTGGTCGGTTCGTCAAGAAGCAGGACGTTGCCGGGGTCCTTAAGTGTTATGGCAAGGTGCGCGCGATTTCTTTCGCCGCCGGAGAGTATCTTTATCTGCTTTTGCTGGTCGGTGCCGGAGAAATTGAAACGTGCGACGTAGGCGCGCGAACTTATCTCGCGCGAACCCAGGGTAACCATTTCGGAGCCGCCCGAGATGCATTCCCATACAGTTCGTTCATCGTCCGGCGCAAAGCGGTCCTGGTTGACATAACCGAGGCTAACTGTGTCGCCAATTTTAAATGTGCCGCCGTCGGGTTTTTCCAGCCCCATTATCATCTTAAAGAGGGTGGTCTTGCCGGCGCCGTTGGGACCGATGACGCCAACGATACCTCCCTGTGGGAGCGTGAAGTTCATCTTCTCAAAGAGGAGCTTGTCGCCGTAGGCCTTTGAAACGTCGTTGGCCTCGATGACCGTTGTACCCAGTCTTGGTCCGGGCGGAATATATATCTCTATCTCTTCATCTAACCTGTCGCGGTCCTGCTTTAAGAGGTTTTCATAGTTCGTGATGCGGGCCTTGCTCTTTGCGCGGCGCGCGGAAGGGGACTGACGTATCCATTCGAGCTCTCTGTCGAGCGTGCGGAGTCGTTTCTGGTTCGACCTCTCCTCGCGGGCGAGTCTTTCTTCTTTTTGCTGAAGCCATGAGGAGTAGTTTCCCTCCCATGGGATGCCGTAGCCGCGGTCGAGTTCAAGTATCCAGCCTGCGACATTGTCTAAGAAGTAGCGGTCATGGGTCACCGCAATGACGGTCCCTTTATAATCTTTTAGATGCCGTTCAAGCCACCAAACGGATTCTGCGTCCAAATGATTCGTAGGTTCGTCAAGTAGCAGAATGTCCGGTTCCTTAAGGAGCAGGCGGCAGAGCGCGACCCGCCTCTTTTCGCCACCCGAAAGTGTTTCTATGAGCGAATCATCCGGAGGACAGCGCAGGGCATCCATTGCAAGCGAGAGCCGGCTGTCAAGATTCCATGCATCTGTATGGTCAAGTCTCTCCTGGACCTTTGCCTGACGGTCGAGAAGCTTTGCCATTTCGTCGTCCGACATGGGATTTGCGAACGAGTTGTTTATCTCTTCGAACTCTTTTAACAGATCGACTATCTCCTGAACCCCTTCAGATACGACCTCTTTCACGGTCTTTTTAGGGCCAAAGACCGGTTCCTGCTCAAGAAAGCCTACGCTGTATCCTTTGGAAAAGTGGACCTCGCCTGTGTAGCCGTCATCGGCCCCGGCGATTATCCTGAGGAGTGAGCTCTTTCCGGAGCCGTTGAGGCCCAATACGCCTATCTTTGCTCCGTAATAGAACCCGAGCGAGATGTCTTTCAGGACCTGCTTTTTGGGGGGATGCACGCGGCCGACCATGTGCATCGAAAATACAACCTGTTTCCCTTCGTTCTCTTGATTTGCCATATGGCGGGCTCTCTTAGAGGAGTGGCCGGATAAATGCAACGGTAAATTTTTGCGTCTTCCCGAGGGACTTGTCATATTGGACAATATGTAATGTTCGAGACTGTTGAAAAAGTATCAATTTAGGTGTCATTGTGGGTCCAAAGGGCGAAACAATCCAGCGCTAAACAGCTGATTTCACGAGATTGCTTCGCCGGCAACGCCTCCTCGCAATGACTTTTTCAACAGGCTCGTAATCCCGCGCATAATATGGTGGCGTGGTGGCGTATATTATGTTACAAAACGCGGGCGAAAGAGGGGGCTTTGAAGGGGCGCAGTTCAAGAACCTTTCAAGGGAAAGAAGGTTGCTGATCAGTAAATAGAAGCTGGGGGCCGATGACTATGTAACCAAACCCTTCGACCTTGAGTTCATAAAAAACGTCGTGGCGAATGCGATAAAAGAAAATAACAAATGAAAGCCAAAAAAACAGCAGTCTCGAAATATATCCTCTCCGAGATCTTGAGCGAGATGGGGCATATGGTCCTTGGTTCGAAGAGGCTGGACCATTTCCTCAAATACTGCGTCTTGGCCGTTCCGGAGGTACTCAAATGCGACTTTGTGGCGATATCGCTCAATAGGCTTGATACTGTCCATGTAGGCGTTGGCGTAAGAAGGTCCGGATTGCGTCTTAAAGATGACTTTCAGAAGAATGTGAAGAAAAAGATCGAAAGGCATCTGAAAAGGCCGGTGATCTGGACCGAGGCCCAGCTTATCACCCTCGAAGAGAAGGGAGTGACAAAGGTGAGCGCCAAAGCCAAGGTGGTGTCGTTCCATCTGCATCCGCTGACCGTGTGGGGAGAGAGGATAGGGAGCATTTCGGTGGGCGCTGTCTCAAAAGACGCGTTCGCAAAGTATCATCTGAACATGCTCGAGTCCTTTGCGGAACAGGTTGCTTTGGGCCTTCAGAGCTTTCTCGACAGGAACGTGATAAAAGAACAGTCCTCAAAACTTGAGGCGGACAAGAAAAGGTTCGAGACCATTATCGGGGGAATGAAAGAAGGCCTTATACTTCTCGACAAGGATGGAATGGCCATCGCTGTCAATAGCGCGGCCTCCGCCCTTATGGATTCTAAGATAGACGAAGGCGCAGATGCCAGGGACTTCTCTATCAAAGAGCTTCAATCCGATCTGGAAAAGAAACAGGCCTTTGAAAAGGTCGTCTT contains:
- a CDS encoding cupin, translating into MSIIGESLKLAGLINYQKGSIVSKTIIDKKVGCVTLFAFDKGQRLSTHTAPFDAMIFVPDGEAEVVIAGKSNMVGTGDMIIMPAGRPHSVEAKKRFKMLLIMIRA
- a CDS encoding energy-dependent translational throttle protein EttA yields the protein MANQENEGKQVVFSMHMVGRVHPPKKQVLKDISLGFYYGAKIGVLGLNGSGKSSLLRIIAGADDGYTGEVHFSKGYSVGFLEQEPVFGPKKTVKEVVSEGVQEIVDLLKEFEEINNSFANPMSDDEMAKLLDRQAKVQERLDHTDAWNLDSRLSLAMDALRCPPDDSLIETLSGGEKRRVALCRLLLKEPDILLLDEPTNHLDAESVWWLERHLKDYKGTVIAVTHDRYFLDNVAGWILELDRGYGIPWEGNYSSWLQQKEERLAREERSNQKRLRTLDRELEWIRQSPSARRAKSKARITNYENLLKQDRDRLDEEIEIYIPPGPRLGTTVIEANDVSKAYGDKLLFEKMNFTLPQGGIVGVIGPNGAGKTTLFKMIMGLEKPDGGTFKIGDTVSLGYVNQDRFAPDDERTVWECISGGSEMVTLGSREISSRAYVARFNFSGTDQQKQIKILSGGERNRAHLAITLKDPGNVLLLDEPTNDLDVNTLRALEVALENYAGCAVIISHDRWFLDRVATHILAFEGDSQTLWFEGNFAEYEADRERRLGISAKDVHRIKYKKLKRD